In a single window of the Terrirubrum flagellatum genome:
- the radC gene encoding RadC family protein — protein sequence MRADADDPHYLGHRQRLRERFARNGADGMDDYELLELLLTLVVPRRDVKKLAKDLLTAFGSFADVLAAPQQRLMEFEGIGEIVAVNFRVIAASASRALKSEIRKKPVLSSWAQVIDYCRAAMAFADVEQFRILFLDKGNKLIADEVQQTGTVDHTPVYPREIIKRALEVSATAIILVHNHPSGDPTPSQADIRMTREIVTIARPLGITVHDHIIVGRDGHASLKGLQLM from the coding sequence ATGCGCGCGGACGCTGACGACCCGCATTATCTCGGACATCGCCAAAGGCTGCGCGAGAGATTCGCGCGCAACGGCGCTGATGGCATGGACGATTATGAGCTGCTGGAATTGCTGCTCACGCTCGTTGTGCCGCGCAGGGATGTGAAGAAGCTCGCCAAGGATCTGCTCACGGCGTTCGGCTCTTTCGCGGACGTGCTTGCCGCGCCGCAGCAGCGGCTGATGGAGTTCGAGGGCATCGGCGAGATCGTCGCGGTCAATTTCCGCGTCATCGCAGCAAGCGCGAGCCGCGCGCTGAAAAGCGAAATCCGCAAGAAGCCGGTGCTGTCCTCATGGGCGCAGGTGATCGACTATTGCCGCGCCGCGATGGCGTTCGCCGATGTCGAGCAGTTCCGCATCCTGTTCCTCGACAAGGGCAACAAGCTGATCGCCGACGAGGTGCAGCAGACCGGCACTGTCGATCACACGCCGGTCTATCCCCGCGAAATCATCAAGCGCGCGCTGGAGGTGTCGGCGACGGCGATCATCCTCGTGCACAATCATCCTTCCGGCGATCCGACGCCGAGCCAGGCCGACATCCGCATGACGCGTGAGATCGTCACGATCGCGCGGCCGCTCGGCATCACGGTGCATGACCACATCATTGTCGGCCGCGATGGCCATGCGAGCCTCAAAGGCCTGCAACTGATGTAG
- a CDS encoding adenylate/guanylate cyclase domain-containing protein, whose amino-acid sequence MAVGGAQSPATLKIEAELSVVTEPARRLSLLNELAAALVDGAPEDAVRRAEEAAEIAERLGDQRGVADASLSLGRALLKLNRFDRAQAAADKALDVYRQLKLPDPEIEAAFTRANIAFNRGEYRESAQRHEALLKQIDIAAKPSPAASVLERLANARLMLGDFGQAFDAQSRALDLRRKMNDEQSVASALIALGSIEYARGKWDAASAIYMEALGDAERLGRQDLVLQATLYLGMAMFDRERLDDAERHLSRAIDMARRQKQPVFLTAALRGLSWVRQKQLRPDEAQALLDGAELNESANRQLAEIQTRLDSELRARQVERLERDREIQKLVLERQTLLRNAAIGGVVLVSALLVVAVNAFRLKRRAARQLAAKNADLMEANIVIASERARSERLLLSILPAAIASRLKLSSSAIADSYPAATVLFADIVGFTPLSRKIGASELVRLLDQMFSRFDALAARHGLEKIKTIGDCYMVVGGLPEPKEDHCERIAAMALDLLAEVRDFNAHENTEMSLRVGFHVGPVVAGVIGRQKFSYDLWGDTVNTASRLESTGAAGHIHVSEEVARALRGKFEFEPRGRTEVKGIGSLATYFLSQRAGGGASVMPARA is encoded by the coding sequence ATGGCGGTCGGCGGCGCGCAATCTCCCGCCACGCTGAAGATCGAAGCCGAGCTTTCAGTCGTGACGGAGCCTGCGCGCCGCCTGTCGCTTCTGAACGAACTGGCCGCGGCGCTTGTCGATGGCGCGCCGGAAGATGCGGTCCGCCGCGCCGAGGAAGCTGCCGAGATCGCCGAGAGACTCGGCGACCAGCGCGGCGTCGCCGACGCTTCGCTCAGCCTCGGTCGCGCGCTGCTGAAGCTCAACCGGTTTGATCGCGCGCAGGCCGCCGCGGACAAGGCGCTTGATGTCTATCGGCAACTCAAGCTGCCTGATCCTGAGATCGAGGCGGCGTTCACTCGTGCGAACATCGCCTTCAATCGCGGCGAGTACCGTGAATCGGCTCAGCGGCATGAAGCTTTGCTGAAGCAGATCGACATAGCCGCTAAGCCATCTCCCGCGGCGAGCGTGCTCGAACGTCTCGCCAATGCGCGGCTCATGCTCGGAGATTTTGGCCAGGCGTTCGACGCCCAAAGCCGCGCCCTTGATTTGCGTCGCAAGATGAATGATGAGCAGAGCGTCGCCTCAGCCTTGATTGCGCTTGGCTCGATCGAATATGCGCGCGGCAAATGGGATGCCGCGTCGGCGATCTATATGGAAGCGCTTGGCGACGCGGAAAGACTGGGGCGGCAGGACCTGGTCCTGCAGGCGACGCTCTATCTCGGCATGGCGATGTTTGATCGCGAGCGGCTTGACGACGCCGAGCGTCATCTTTCGCGTGCGATCGACATGGCGCGGCGACAGAAGCAGCCGGTCTTTCTCACGGCCGCGCTGCGCGGCCTGAGCTGGGTGAGGCAGAAGCAGTTGCGTCCTGACGAAGCGCAGGCGCTTCTGGATGGGGCGGAGCTCAATGAGAGCGCGAACCGGCAGCTCGCGGAAATCCAGACGCGTCTCGATTCTGAACTGAGGGCGCGTCAGGTCGAGCGGCTCGAGCGCGATCGCGAAATTCAGAAGCTCGTTCTCGAACGCCAGACGCTGTTGCGAAACGCCGCGATCGGTGGCGTCGTTCTCGTCAGCGCTCTGCTCGTCGTGGCCGTCAACGCGTTTCGCCTCAAGCGCCGCGCCGCGCGGCAGCTCGCCGCCAAGAACGCCGATCTCATGGAAGCCAATATCGTCATCGCCAGTGAGCGCGCGCGTTCGGAACGTCTGCTGCTGTCGATCCTGCCGGCGGCCATCGCGTCACGGTTGAAATTGTCCTCGTCCGCGATCGCCGACAGCTATCCCGCTGCTACGGTGTTGTTCGCCGACATCGTCGGTTTCACGCCGCTGTCGCGCAAAATCGGCGCGAGCGAGCTGGTGAGGCTGCTCGATCAGATGTTCTCGCGCTTCGACGCGCTCGCTGCACGTCACGGGCTTGAGAAGATCAAGACGATTGGCGACTGCTATATGGTGGTCGGCGGCCTGCCCGAACCGAAGGAGGACCATTGCGAGCGGATCGCCGCGATGGCCCTCGATCTTCTTGCCGAAGTCCGGGATTTCAATGCGCATGAGAATACCGAGATGAGCCTGCGCGTCGGCTTCCACGTAGGACCTGTGGTCGCAGGCGTGATCGGCCGGCAGAAATTCAGCTACGATCTCTGGGGCGACACGGTGAACACTGCGAGCCGGCTCGAAAGCACGGGCGCCGCCGGACATATCCATGTCTCGGAAGAAGTCGCGCGCGCCTTGCGCGGCAAGTTTGAATTCGAGCCTCGCGGACGAACCGAGGTGAAGGGCATCGGTTCGCTGGCGACCTATTTCCTGAGCCAACGCGCTGGTGGCGGGGCGTCCGTCATGCCGGCGCGCGCCTGA
- a CDS encoding AraC family transcriptional regulator produces the protein MPGFVAERMLETATVAVWDVCCAGECRHESAEECASAAHLVFPYRGIYVRHVGKDRVVAEPNQALFFNADEGYRISHPVPGGDACLSLSVSESLLRELTPQSLLRTGGAFAFRELRLRIDPRAQALVALLRHSLGRGLAEPLEAESLALTLVRRALGPRTAHIAGGSAGRQRLADRVKLLLASDLSRRWTLAEIAREVGGSPVYLTQVFQQVEGVPLYRYQLRLRLARALDLLSEVDDLTTLGLELGFSSHSHFTAAFRETYGRSPSEFRHSAIRR, from the coding sequence ATGCCGGGATTCGTCGCAGAACGCATGCTGGAGACCGCGACCGTCGCGGTCTGGGACGTCTGCTGCGCCGGCGAATGCCGTCACGAGAGCGCCGAGGAGTGCGCCAGCGCCGCGCATCTCGTTTTCCCCTATCGCGGAATCTATGTCAGGCATGTCGGGAAGGATCGCGTTGTTGCAGAGCCGAATCAGGCGCTCTTCTTCAACGCCGACGAAGGCTACCGCATCAGCCATCCCGTTCCCGGCGGCGACGCCTGTTTGTCTCTTTCCGTCAGCGAGTCTTTGCTGCGCGAACTGACGCCGCAATCGCTGCTGCGCACAGGCGGCGCGTTCGCATTTCGCGAGTTGCGCCTGCGGATTGATCCGCGCGCGCAGGCGCTTGTCGCGCTTTTGAGACACAGCCTCGGCCGTGGACTGGCGGAGCCGCTCGAGGCGGAGAGCCTCGCGCTGACGCTGGTCCGCCGCGCGCTTGGCCCGCGCACGGCTCATATCGCCGGCGGCAGCGCAGGGAGACAGCGTCTCGCGGATCGCGTGAAGCTTCTGCTGGCGAGCGATCTTTCGCGCCGGTGGACGCTGGCGGAAATCGCCAGGGAAGTTGGCGGCTCGCCAGTCTATCTCACGCAAGTCTTCCAGCAGGTCGAGGGCGTCCCGCTCTATCGTTATCAGCTCCGGCTGAGGCTCGCGCGAGCGCTCGATCTGCTCAGCGAAGTCGACGATCTCACGACGCTGGGATTGGAGCTCGGCTTCTCCAGCCACAGCCATTTCACGGCCGCGTTCCGCGAAACCTACGGTCGTTCGCCCTCCGAATTCCGGCATTCGGCGATTCGTCGCTGA
- a CDS encoding alpha/beta hydrolase — translation MRTASGQISYAEQGTGPVALFVHGVLLNGYLWRHQLTHLSDVRRCIALDLLAHGDTEIASDQDVSVTANAQMLKEFLDALDIGKVDLVGNDSGGGIAQIFAALHPERVRSLALTDCDAHDNWPPEAFKPFLAMAAAGGLRGTLEAMLADKGIYRSPQALGPAYEKPELVSDENIEIYLRPLMRNEQRLHDFERFLAAFDNRHTVAIEERLRALKAPTLIAWGTDDVYFDIRWSRWLADAIPGTRRRVEFEGARIFFPEERWAEFNEELRAHWLEVTS, via the coding sequence GTGCGGACCGCATCGGGCCAGATTAGCTACGCCGAGCAGGGAACGGGGCCGGTTGCGTTGTTCGTGCATGGCGTGCTGCTGAACGGATATCTCTGGCGCCATCAGCTCACGCATCTGTCCGACGTCAGACGTTGCATCGCGCTCGACCTGCTGGCGCATGGCGACACGGAGATCGCATCCGATCAGGACGTGTCGGTGACGGCGAACGCGCAGATGCTGAAGGAGTTTCTCGATGCGCTCGACATCGGGAAAGTCGATCTCGTCGGCAACGACAGCGGCGGCGGCATCGCGCAGATTTTCGCGGCGCTTCATCCCGAACGGGTGCGAAGCCTCGCGCTGACCGACTGCGATGCGCATGACAATTGGCCGCCGGAGGCGTTCAAACCCTTCCTGGCCATGGCGGCGGCAGGAGGCTTGCGCGGGACATTGGAGGCGATGCTCGCGGACAAGGGCATCTATCGCTCGCCGCAGGCGCTTGGACCGGCCTATGAGAAGCCAGAACTCGTGAGCGACGAAAACATCGAAATCTATTTGCGCCCGCTCATGCGAAATGAGCAGCGGTTGCACGATTTCGAGCGCTTTCTCGCAGCCTTCGACAACAGGCACACCGTCGCGATCGAGGAGCGGCTGCGCGCGTTGAAAGCGCCGACGCTGATCGCATGGGGAACCGACGACGTCTATTTCGATATCAGATGGTCGCGCTGGCTCGCCGATGCGATTCCGGGAACGCGGCGGCGCGTCGAATTCGAGGGCGCGCGCATCTTCTTTCCCGAAGAACGGTGGGCGGAATTCAACGAGGAATTGCGCGCGCATTGGCTGGAGGTAACGTCGTGA
- a CDS encoding usg protein produces MEVYLVSCDFARQMGGYGLTTARILYRLPDHPRILQSYVWQDYDLAPRFPELMKFLDFWRRKLEGPIFEVKVAHSSLISPVEMRAVGTEITVH; encoded by the coding sequence ATGGAGGTCTACTTGGTCTCTTGCGATTTCGCCCGTCAGATGGGTGGCTACGGCCTCACCACGGCGCGCATTCTTTATCGTCTCCCTGATCATCCCCGCATCCTGCAATCCTATGTCTGGCAGGACTATGATCTGGCGCCCCGTTTCCCCGAGCTTATGAAGTTCCTCGATTTCTGGCGCAGGAAGCTCGAAGGGCCGATTTTCGAGGTCAAGGTCGCCCATTCCTCGCTGATCTCCCCGGTGGAGATGCGGGCGGTCGGAACCGAAATCACCGTCCATTGA
- a CDS encoding exopolysaccharide biosynthesis protein: protein MTLRAVLDALGERAFALAMLLLALPNCIPMVPPVPLVCGLLIAVLAAQMMAGLRTPWLPRALLDFSVNRAEAARVVDKARPFISRLEKVLDRRVLVLTVSPGLRLVAAALLLFAIALLVAAPIVGQIPLGIAIALTGVGITERDGVVVIAGLAVGAIGVAISIGFIAAIVAGLMAIF from the coding sequence TTGACCCTCCGCGCCGTGCTGGACGCGCTGGGTGAGCGCGCCTTCGCGCTGGCGATGCTGCTGCTGGCGCTGCCCAACTGCATCCCCATGGTGCCGCCGGTCCCGCTGGTGTGCGGACTGCTGATCGCCGTCCTCGCGGCGCAGATGATGGCCGGGCTGCGCACGCCCTGGCTGCCCAGGGCCCTTCTCGACTTTTCGGTCAATCGCGCCGAAGCGGCCCGTGTGGTCGACAAGGCCCGTCCCTTCATCTCCCGATTGGAGAAGGTGCTCGACCGCCGCGTCCTCGTGCTCACGGTTTCGCCGGGTCTACGCCTCGTAGCGGCGGCGCTGCTGCTGTTCGCGATCGCGCTGCTGGTCGCGGCGCCGATCGTCGGTCAGATCCCGCTCGGCATCGCAATCGCTTTGACGGGCGTTGGCATCACAGAGCGCGACGGCGTCGTGGTGATCGCGGGCCTCGCCGTTGGCGCCATCGGCGTCGCGATCAGCATCGGCTTCATCGCGGCGATCGTCGCCGGCCTGATGGCGATCTTCTGA
- a CDS encoding class I SAM-dependent methyltransferase: MTSARADSAKKFDSARAGEYAQQSRIALAGYDACHELAACMLAAELGSGRAAKILVAGAGGSGQEILTSAPLEARWSFVAVDPSEPMLATAMRGVEEAGLLARVEAKLGVIDDLPDVQAFDAATLIGVLHHLSGDEAKRAILSSIATRLKPGAPLILAGNRYAYASQPLLLKAWGERWRMNGATPDEVQAKLGKILQGADPPHSDADVAKLLEGAGFSAPLQFFSSLFWGAWIARKN; this comes from the coding sequence ATGACGAGCGCTCGGGCGGATTCGGCGAAGAAATTCGACTCTGCGCGCGCCGGCGAATATGCGCAGCAGAGCCGGATCGCGCTCGCGGGTTATGACGCCTGCCATGAACTTGCCGCTTGCATGCTGGCGGCGGAGCTGGGCTCTGGCCGCGCCGCGAAAATTCTCGTCGCCGGCGCGGGAGGTTCGGGACAGGAAATTCTGACCTCCGCTCCGCTTGAGGCGCGCTGGAGTTTCGTCGCCGTCGATCCTTCGGAGCCGATGCTGGCGACAGCGATGCGCGGCGTCGAGGAAGCGGGCCTGTTAGCGCGCGTCGAAGCGAAGCTCGGCGTGATCGACGATCTCCCCGATGTTCAGGCGTTCGACGCCGCGACGCTGATCGGCGTGCTGCATCATCTTTCCGGCGATGAGGCGAAGCGCGCGATCCTGTCGTCGATCGCCACTCGCCTCAAACCGGGCGCGCCGCTCATCCTCGCTGGCAACCGCTACGCCTATGCCAGTCAACCTTTGCTCCTGAAAGCATGGGGCGAGCGCTGGCGCATGAATGGCGCGACGCCTGACGAGGTGCAGGCCAAGCTCGGCAAGATTCTTCAGGGCGCCGATCCGCCGCATTCGGATGCGGACGTCGCGAAATTGCTGGAGGGCGCGGGTTTCTCCGCGCCGCTCCAGTTCTTCTCCAGCCTGTTCTGGGGCGCGTGGATCGCGCGCAAGAACTAG
- a CDS encoding alpha/beta hydrolase yields the protein MLKKTALSFVAIAALISTSSAEQPLSPQGYALKATAQAEANAKPGARNSPAQTSPTPTDDVSPQLQTLISGPYPPHFNADPKNAEEWKTLINQRAQLSISALPALKEKLGVTVEPSTMGGVKVYIVTPKFIPPVNQNRLLVHVHGGGYVFGPGEAATPEAVLMAGFGGFKVISVDYRMPPDAPYPAAMDDAMAVWKEAIKLAKPQNMAIFGTSTGGAMTLAMVLRAKDEKLPLPAAIAPGTPWSDIARVGDSYQTNEWVDNVLVTWDGWLGRAAKLYANGRDMKDPYISPIYGDFTNFPPTILTSGTRDLFLSNTVRTHRKLRRSGVIAELNVYEGMSHAQYQDVNTPEAREVFTDIAQFFDRYLGK from the coding sequence ATGCTCAAGAAGACTGCGCTTTCTTTCGTTGCGATCGCCGCCCTCATCTCGACATCGTCGGCTGAGCAGCCTTTATCGCCGCAGGGTTACGCGCTGAAGGCGACTGCGCAGGCCGAGGCGAACGCCAAGCCCGGCGCGCGCAATTCGCCCGCCCAGACGAGTCCCACGCCAACCGACGATGTGAGCCCGCAGCTTCAAACTCTGATCAGCGGCCCCTACCCGCCTCATTTCAACGCCGATCCCAAGAACGCGGAGGAATGGAAGACGCTGATCAATCAGCGCGCGCAGCTTTCGATTTCCGCATTGCCGGCGCTGAAGGAAAAACTCGGCGTCACGGTTGAGCCTTCGACCATGGGCGGCGTGAAGGTCTATATCGTCACGCCGAAATTCATTCCGCCGGTCAATCAGAACCGCCTGCTCGTGCATGTGCATGGCGGCGGATATGTCTTTGGTCCCGGCGAAGCCGCGACGCCGGAAGCCGTCCTGATGGCGGGTTTCGGCGGCTTCAAGGTGATCTCCGTCGATTATCGCATGCCGCCGGATGCGCCCTATCCCGCCGCGATGGATGACGCGATGGCGGTGTGGAAGGAAGCCATCAAGCTCGCGAAGCCGCAGAACATGGCGATCTTCGGCACATCCACGGGCGGCGCCATGACGCTCGCCATGGTGCTGCGCGCGAAGGACGAGAAATTGCCGCTGCCGGCGGCGATCGCGCCGGGCACGCCATGGTCCGATATCGCGCGTGTCGGCGACAGCTACCAGACGAACGAATGGGTCGATAACGTGCTCGTCACCTGGGACGGCTGGCTTGGTCGCGCCGCGAAGCTCTACGCCAACGGCCGCGATATGAAAGACCCCTATATCTCGCCGATCTATGGCGACTTCACCAACTTCCCGCCGACAATCCTGACTTCGGGCACGCGCGATCTCTTCCTCTCAAACACCGTGCGCACCCATCGCAAGCTGCGCCGCTCGGGCGTGATCGCGGAGCTCAACGTCTATGAAGGCATGAGCCACGCGCAATATCAGGACGTCAACACGCCGGAAGCGCGCGAGGTCTTCACCGACATCGCGCAATTCTTCGACCGCTATCTCGGGAAATAG
- a CDS encoding peptidase, whose product MTYCAGVLVKEGLVMVADTRTNAGLDNVSTFRKLHVIDQHPDRILMIASAGNLSVTQSVLGYLAEGVENPHTHELETLDSVPTMFRAAQLIGNAVRKVRDIDADALHAADVRFEVSFLFGGQIKGRSMRLFMVYAAGNFIECGPDAPFLQIGEHKYGKPILDRAVSFNTDIYDALKVTLISMDSTMRSNLGVGLPIDLVLVRRDEITPELVHRIDAGEPYFHDLRERWSAALRQAHMNIPRPPYGGVTKKP is encoded by the coding sequence ATGACCTACTGCGCCGGCGTGCTCGTGAAGGAAGGGCTGGTGATGGTGGCGGACACGCGCACCAACGCCGGCCTCGACAATGTCTCGACCTTCCGCAAGCTGCATGTGATCGACCAGCATCCCGACCGCATCCTGATGATCGCGTCGGCTGGCAATCTCTCCGTCACCCAGTCGGTGCTCGGCTATCTCGCCGAGGGCGTCGAGAATCCGCACACGCACGAACTCGAAACGCTCGACAGCGTGCCGACCATGTTCCGTGCGGCGCAGCTCATCGGCAACGCCGTGCGTAAGGTGCGCGACATCGACGCTGACGCGCTTCATGCAGCCGACGTGCGCTTCGAGGTCTCCTTCCTGTTCGGCGGCCAGATCAAGGGCCGCTCCATGCGCCTCTTCATGGTGTACGCCGCCGGCAATTTCATCGAATGCGGGCCTGACGCGCCGTTTTTGCAAATTGGCGAACACAAATACGGCAAGCCGATCCTCGATCGCGCGGTCTCCTTCAACACCGACATCTATGACGCATTGAAGGTGACCCTGATCTCGATGGATTCGACCATGCGTTCGAATCTCGGCGTCGGCCTTCCCATCGATCTCGTGCTCGTTCGCCGCGACGAGATCACGCCGGAGCTTGTGCATCGCATCGACGCGGGCGAGCCCTATTTTCATGATCTGCGCGAGCGCTGGTCGGCGGCGCTCCGGCAGGCGCACATGAATATCCCGCGCCCGCCCTACGGCGGCGTGACGAAAAAGCCGTGA
- a CDS encoding RNA polymerase sigma factor produces the protein MNDVAQSELARAAAEAVARQSYGKLVAYLAAQTRDVAAAEDALADAFASALANWPAHGVPDAPGAWLLTTAQRKLIDAARRRRTTRDASDHVALLAEERLSEEADIPDERLKLMFACAHPAIDANIRAPLILQTVLGFDAATIASAFLVAPPTMGQRLSRAKAKIKLAGIPFRTPERADIPERLASVLDAIYAVFAEGWTDPIGADARRRGLSSEAIFLGRLVVALAPEEAEAHGLLSMMLHAEARRAARRDDRGDFVPLSEQDPARWDAAMIEEAEKALMQASVLAGDVGRYQLEAAVQSAHAARRITRTTDWPAIAAIYGLLWAATGSPVVAMNRAVAIGEAEGAAAGLFALDEIELDTRIADYQPYWAARAALLARVGDVAEAMLAYQRAIGLERDPALRRFLIRRCAELS, from the coding sequence GTGAACGACGTCGCACAGAGCGAGCTTGCGCGCGCGGCCGCCGAGGCGGTCGCCCGCCAGAGCTACGGCAAGCTCGTCGCCTATCTCGCGGCGCAGACGCGCGATGTCGCCGCCGCAGAGGATGCGCTCGCCGACGCGTTTGCGTCCGCGCTCGCGAACTGGCCGGCGCATGGCGTTCCCGACGCGCCAGGCGCCTGGCTGCTGACGACAGCGCAGCGGAAATTGATCGACGCGGCGCGACGGCGGCGCACGACGCGCGACGCCTCGGATCATGTGGCGCTGCTTGCCGAAGAGCGCCTTTCGGAGGAGGCGGACATTCCCGACGAACGGCTGAAGCTGATGTTCGCCTGCGCCCATCCCGCGATCGACGCGAACATTCGCGCGCCGCTCATTCTGCAAACGGTGCTCGGCTTCGACGCAGCGACGATCGCATCAGCCTTTCTTGTTGCGCCGCCGACGATGGGGCAACGCCTCTCGCGCGCCAAGGCGAAGATCAAGCTCGCGGGCATTCCTTTCCGCACGCCCGAACGCGCCGATATCCCTGAACGCCTCGCATCGGTCCTCGATGCGATCTACGCCGTCTTCGCCGAAGGCTGGACCGATCCGATCGGCGCTGATGCGCGCCGGCGCGGCCTGTCGAGCGAGGCGATTTTTCTTGGCCGGCTGGTCGTCGCGCTTGCGCCCGAAGAGGCCGAAGCGCACGGCCTTCTCTCGATGATGCTGCATGCAGAAGCCCGTCGCGCGGCGCGACGCGACGATCGCGGCGATTTCGTCCCGCTCAGCGAACAGGATCCGGCGCGCTGGGACGCCGCGATGATCGAGGAGGCGGAAAAGGCGCTGATGCAGGCGAGCGTGCTCGCCGGCGATGTCGGCCGCTATCAGCTTGAGGCCGCAGTGCAGTCGGCTCATGCCGCGCGCCGCATCACCAGAACCACTGACTGGCCAGCGATCGCCGCCATTTATGGCCTGCTCTGGGCGGCCACCGGCTCGCCGGTTGTGGCGATGAATCGCGCTGTCGCCATTGGCGAGGCGGAAGGAGCCGCGGCGGGCCTCTTCGCGCTCGACGAGATCGAGCTCGACACCCGTATAGCTGACTATCAGCCCTATTGGGCGGCGCGGGCGGCGCTTCTGGCGCGCGTTGGCGATGTCGCCGAAGCGATGCTCGCCTATCAGCGCGCGATCGGCCTTGAGCGCGATCCGGCGCTGCGGCGCTTCCTCATAAGGCGCTGCGCCGAGCTGAGCTAA
- a CDS encoding YciI family protein — MRYLMLIYGNEQAMLAAKPETATTMSTAYFAYTEAMKKAGVLLGGERLRPTTTATRVRVADGKTELVNGPYAETKEQLAGYYMIDAPDLDSALAWAARCPGAQTGSIEVRPIWEMQPAA, encoded by the coding sequence ATGCGCTACCTGATGCTGATCTACGGAAATGAGCAGGCGATGCTGGCGGCGAAGCCGGAGACGGCGACCACCATGTCGACGGCCTATTTCGCCTATACCGAAGCCATGAAGAAGGCCGGCGTGCTTCTTGGCGGCGAGCGGCTGCGCCCGACCACGACCGCGACGCGCGTGAGGGTGGCCGATGGCAAGACCGAACTTGTCAACGGCCCCTACGCCGAGACCAAGGAGCAGCTTGCCGGCTACTACATGATCGACGCGCCCGACCTCGACTCCGCTCTGGCCTGGGCCGCCCGCTGCCCCGGAGCGCAGACCGGCTCGATCGAAGTTCGGCCGATCTGGGAAATGCAGCCCGCGGCGTGA
- a CDS encoding LysR family transcriptional regulator: protein MDRLEAMAVLVATAETGSLSGAGRRLGMPLPTVSRKISELEAHLNARLLTRSTRRLALTEAGATYVTASRRILEQVGEAERAASGEYAAPRGELVVAAPIVFGRLHVLPAINEFLALYPDINVRLALSDRVVDLIDDHIDLAVRIGALPDSAMIATRVGSMRRVVCASPAFLAKHREPRSPQDLRSLPCITFFGSGSGAGWRFGSPGGKADIVVDVTPRLSVNTAEAAVDAAISGVGVTCVLAYQAARAVAASELHVILQDFEPPPAPVHLLHAGQATLPLKTRAFLDLAAPYLRRALADILL, encoded by the coding sequence ATGGATCGGCTGGAAGCCATGGCTGTGCTGGTCGCCACCGCCGAAACGGGCAGTCTCTCCGGAGCCGGCCGGCGGCTCGGCATGCCGCTGCCGACCGTGAGCCGGAAGATTTCGGAGCTCGAAGCGCATCTGAACGCGCGCCTGCTGACCCGCTCGACCCGTAGGCTCGCCCTCACGGAAGCTGGCGCAACCTATGTCACGGCGAGCAGGCGCATTCTGGAACAGGTCGGAGAGGCCGAACGCGCCGCTTCCGGCGAATACGCCGCGCCGCGCGGCGAACTCGTGGTCGCAGCGCCGATCGTTTTTGGACGGCTGCATGTGCTGCCCGCCATCAATGAGTTTCTCGCGCTCTATCCCGACATCAATGTCAGGCTGGCGCTCTCCGACCGCGTCGTCGATCTGATTGACGACCATATCGATCTCGCCGTGCGCATTGGCGCGCTGCCGGACAGCGCCATGATCGCGACGCGTGTCGGCTCGATGCGGCGCGTCGTCTGCGCCAGCCCCGCTTTCCTCGCGAAGCATCGCGAGCCGCGATCACCGCAGGATCTGCGCTCGCTTCCCTGCATCACCTTCTTCGGATCGGGATCAGGCGCCGGCTGGCGCTTCGGCTCGCCAGGCGGCAAAGCGGATATTGTTGTCGACGTCACGCCGCGCCTGTCGGTCAATACGGCGGAGGCGGCGGTCGATGCGGCGATCTCAGGCGTCGGCGTCACCTGCGTGCTGGCCTATCAGGCCGCCCGCGCCGTCGCGGCGAGCGAACTCCACGTCATTCTACAAGATTTTGAGCCGCCACCGGCCCCCGTCCATCTGCTGCACGCCGGACAGGCGACTTTGCCGCTGAAGACGCGCGCCTTTCTCGATCTGGCGGCTCCATATTTGCGCCGCGCTCTTGCGGATATCCTGCTCTGA